The following DNA comes from Candidatus Zixiibacteriota bacterium.
TTTCATAGGAGATAATGCCGGGATAGCGAAGCCCTCTGATATCAAGCCCGAAACGCTTGACATAATAATCGCACAATAATTCGCCGCAAACTTTGGTAACCCCATACATAGTAGAGGGTTTTAAAATCGATTCTTGCGGCGTGTTGTCAAGCGGAACACCGGCGCCCCAAACAGCGATTGAACTGGGGATGATAATCCGCGCCATTTCGTATTTGAGGCCCAGTTCAAGGATGCTGATTGTGCCGTTCATGTTAACATCCCAGCAAAGCTGAGGGTGTTTTTCGCCAACAGCCGAAAGGATTGCCGCCATATGATAGACTGTATCGATATCATATTTTTTGACTATTTCCTCAACGCTGTTAATATCGGAAACATCGATGAAGTGAAACGGCCCCGAATTTTTCAGCTCATCCGAGGGTTGGGTTTTACGTCCGGCAGCGATAACGTTTTCCGCGCCGTATTTTCTACGCAGTTCCATAGTCAACTCCGACCCAATTTGACCAACTGCGCCGGTAACTAAAATCTTTTTCATTTCTTTTTTCATAAAGCCACTCTTGTTAAAAATTTATTAATTCTCTTTCTCATGTTAATACGTTCAAATGCACATCAACAATACTGGCGCACACGGACATACAACAGCTATAAAATACAAATCCGGCGGCTAATTTAATAAATACGAATTGGCAAAGCAAGGATTTGTAATATTGTATTTCGCTAAAATATTTCCGCAATATCAAAAATAAAAAAGCCACCTTAATTTGCAGGCGGTCAGGTTGTTGATAAAAAACTGATTCTTCTACCAGAGCTGTCGGAAGCAACTTCCGACAGCACGAAATTTTATAAAATCGTAACGCGTAGGGGCGTATTGCATACGCCCTCTTGTTGCCAAACAGCGTTTGGCAACAAGAAGGGTTTGTTGTTTTGCCAACAGCCTGGGGGCGTTTGCCTCAGGCGAACGCCCCCGCTTGGCAGTCGGAGTGAAACTTGCAAATAATCAGATTTGCCCTCTAAGATACGGCAGAATCATTATCTGTCGGAATATGAATTAGCCAATGATTTACAGACATCGGCAAGCTCAATGAACTCTCTTCTATAGCCATTACTATCAGCGCCCTTCGAATCCCTGGCAAGCTCTAAGACTTGTTCATAGCTGGCATTGCCTTTAAATTGAGAATCACGCAGCAGCATGCCGAATTCTGCCGCGGCGGCGGAGAACCTGAAATTATCCGAGGTGCGTTTAAGCGCGATATCCGTATCGATTACATGATGTTCGATAAGCCTGCTTTTATTGCCATCCGGTTTTTTATATCTGAATTTGACAGTCAGCAATTCCGGGCTTTCAAAAGCATCGCCCCTGAGCCGCATAACCTGATACCGCAATTCGCCGGTTTGAGCTTCAAAATCCTCCGGGTTGGCGGGGATAATCTCATATAAGGCGGTTGCCGTATGGCCCGACCCAAGCTCACCGGCATCCTTGGCGTCATCGGCAAAATCTTCTTTGTTGAGAATCCTGTTCTCATAGCCAATCAGACGGTATGCCTGCACCTTGGCGGGATTGAATTCTATCTGTATTTTAACATCCTTGGCAATGGTGAAAAGCGTGCCTTTCATTTCATTAACAAGCACCTTTTTCGCCTCGATGATATTATCGATATAGGAGTAATTGCCATTGCCCTTGTCTGCCAGCTTTTCCATTTTGGAACCTTT
Coding sequences within:
- a CDS encoding NAD-dependent epimerase/dehydratase family protein; translated protein: MKKILVTGAVGQIGSELTMELRRKYGAENVIAAGRKTQPSDELKNSGPFHFIDVSDINSVEEIVKKYDIDTVYHMAAILSAVGEKHPQLCWDVNMNGTISILELGLKYEMARIIIPSSIAVWGAGVPLDNTPQESILKPSTMYGVTKVCGELLCDYYVKRFGLDIRGLRYPGIISYETLPGGGTTDYAVAIYYEAVDKGKYTCFVSEDTRLPMMYMPDAINGTIQLAEADFNKLKHHSDFNHAAMSFSVAELAASIKKYIPGFEVTYEPDYRQEIADSWPNSIDDSAARKEWGWKPEYNLDAMTQDMLKHLKERKEKGTLYR